In a single window of the Micromonospora inositola genome:
- a CDS encoding heterodisulfide reductase-related iron-sulfur binding cluster produces the protein MAIPQQPDGRPAPVTSPGGTFPASGPRDVLGLAARPPGEGAFDTHHPPAAELIADCVHCGFCLPTCPTYVLWGEEMDSPRGRIYLMKQGLEGEPMSDSMVAHFDRCLGCMSCVTACPSGVRYDRLIEDTRQQVERRHSRGPRERALRAAIFALFPYPRRLRVLRGPLRAYQASGLRRLVARTGLLPRLAPTLAALESLAPRLGRAARPPQRVPAVGARRAVVGMLTGCVQSAFFPEVNAATARVLAAEGCDVVILPDRQGCCGALSVHNGREEEARGFARRMLDTFAAAGIDFFVVNAAGCGSTLKEYGDLLRDDPRYATLAADFAGRVRDLSELLDELGPVATRHPLPVTVAYHDACHLAHAQGVRAQPRRLLRDIPGLELREIADPEICCGSAGIWNVLHPGPAAELGDRKARTVLATGARLLVTANPGCLMQVAASVARAGGDIALAHTAQVLDASLRARPVEELL, from the coding sequence ATGGCCATCCCCCAGCAGCCCGACGGCCGCCCGGCCCCGGTCACCTCGCCCGGCGGCACCTTCCCGGCCAGCGGACCGCGCGACGTGCTCGGCCTCGCCGCCCGGCCGCCCGGCGAGGGCGCCTTCGACACCCACCACCCGCCCGCCGCCGAGCTGATCGCCGACTGCGTGCACTGCGGCTTCTGCCTGCCCACCTGCCCCACCTACGTGCTGTGGGGCGAGGAGATGGACTCGCCGCGCGGCCGGATCTACCTGATGAAGCAGGGCCTGGAGGGCGAGCCCATGTCGGACTCGATGGTCGCCCACTTCGACCGCTGCCTCGGCTGCATGTCCTGCGTCACCGCCTGCCCCTCCGGGGTGCGCTACGACCGGCTGATCGAGGACACCCGGCAGCAGGTGGAACGCCGGCACAGCCGCGGTCCCCGGGAGCGGGCGCTGCGCGCGGCGATCTTCGCCCTCTTCCCGTACCCGCGACGGCTGCGGGTGCTGCGCGGCCCGCTGCGGGCCTACCAGGCCAGCGGGCTGCGCCGCCTGGTCGCGCGGACCGGGCTGCTGCCGCGGCTGGCGCCCACCCTGGCGGCGCTGGAGTCGCTCGCGCCCCGGCTCGGCCGGGCGGCGCGCCCGCCGCAGCGGGTGCCCGCGGTCGGGGCCCGGCGGGCCGTGGTCGGCATGCTCACCGGCTGTGTGCAGTCCGCGTTCTTCCCCGAGGTCAACGCGGCCACCGCCCGGGTGCTCGCCGCCGAGGGCTGCGACGTGGTCATCCTGCCCGACCGGCAGGGCTGCTGCGGCGCGCTGAGCGTGCACAACGGACGCGAGGAGGAAGCGCGGGGCTTCGCCCGCCGGATGCTGGACACGTTCGCCGCCGCCGGCATCGACTTCTTCGTGGTCAACGCGGCCGGCTGCGGCTCCACCCTCAAGGAGTACGGCGACCTGCTGCGCGACGACCCCCGCTACGCCACGCTCGCCGCCGACTTCGCCGGCCGGGTCCGCGACCTGTCCGAACTCCTCGACGAACTGGGTCCGGTCGCCACCCGGCACCCGCTGCCGGTGACCGTCGCGTACCACGACGCCTGCCACCTCGCCCACGCCCAGGGCGTCCGCGCCCAGCCCCGCCGGCTGCTGCGCGACATCCCCGGGCTGGAGCTGCGGGAGATCGCCGACCCGGAGATCTGCTGCGGCTCCGCCGGGATCTGGAACGTGCTCCACCCCGGGCCGGCCGCCGAACTCGGCGACCGCAAGGCCCGCACCGTACTGGCCACCGGGGCGCGGCTGCTCGTCACCGCCAACCCCGGCTGCCTCATGCAGGTCGCCGCCTCGGTGGCCCGCGCCGGCGGCGACATCGCCCTGGCCCACACCGCCCAGGTCCTCGACGCCTCCCTCCGCGCCCGCCCGGTGGAGGAGCTGCTGTAG
- a CDS encoding DUF6069 family protein, with protein MNTVTTGQPRTASVVRPARRGARALAVLVATAAALAVWVVAVPLAGVDLAVRSGATEQPVGPGAVAVAALLAGLAAWALLAVLERFSRRARSIWTGVALAVLLASMLAPLGGGVGAAAKLTLALMHLAAALVIPGLRRTAAAR; from the coding sequence ATGAACACCGTTACCACCGGACAGCCGCGCACCGCCAGCGTCGTGCGGCCGGCGCGGCGGGGCGCTCGTGCCCTGGCCGTCCTCGTCGCCACGGCCGCCGCCCTCGCCGTCTGGGTGGTCGCCGTGCCGCTCGCGGGGGTGGACCTGGCCGTCCGTAGCGGCGCCACCGAGCAGCCGGTCGGCCCGGGCGCCGTGGCGGTCGCCGCGCTGCTGGCGGGGCTGGCCGCCTGGGCGCTGCTCGCCGTGTTGGAGCGGTTCTCCCGTCGGGCCAGGTCGATCTGGACCGGCGTGGCCCTCGCCGTGTTGCTGGCGTCGATGCTCGCCCCGCTCGGTGGGGGAGTGGGTGCGGCGGCGAAGCTCACCCTGGCGCTGATGCACCTCGCCGCCGCCCTGGTCATCCCGGGGCTGCGCCGCACCGCCGCCGCCCGGTGA
- a CDS encoding response regulator: MTIRVVVADDQDLIRAGLRMIIDARPDLTVVGEAADGVEAVAVAKRTRPDVVLMDVRMPRQDGIAATRELVAAGSPARVIMLTTFDLDEPVYAALRAGASAFLLKDTRPADLAEAVRVVARGEALLAPTVTRRLLDRFADRLPGPAASSRELGALTAREVEVLTLTARALSNAEIAERLYLSTATVKTHVSAILTKLGLRDRVQAVVFAYEVGLVRPEPPAR, from the coding sequence GTGACGATCCGGGTGGTGGTCGCGGACGACCAGGACCTGATCCGCGCCGGACTGCGGATGATCATCGACGCCCGACCCGACCTGACCGTCGTCGGCGAGGCGGCCGACGGGGTGGAGGCGGTCGCGGTGGCGAAGCGGACCCGGCCGGACGTGGTGCTGATGGACGTGCGGATGCCCCGGCAGGACGGCATCGCCGCCACCCGGGAGCTGGTGGCCGCGGGCAGCCCCGCCCGCGTCATCATGCTCACCACCTTCGACCTGGACGAACCCGTCTACGCGGCGCTGCGCGCCGGGGCCAGCGCCTTCCTGCTCAAGGACACCCGTCCGGCAGATCTCGCCGAGGCGGTGCGGGTGGTGGCGCGCGGCGAGGCGCTGCTGGCGCCCACCGTGACCCGGCGGTTGCTGGACCGGTTCGCCGACCGGCTCCCCGGCCCGGCGGCCTCCTCCCGGGAACTGGGCGCGCTCACCGCCCGCGAGGTGGAGGTGCTCACGCTGACCGCGCGGGCGCTGTCCAACGCGGAGATCGCGGAGCGGCTGTACCTGAGCACCGCCACGGTGAAGACCCACGTCTCCGCCATCCTCACCAAACTCGGCCTGCGCGACCGGGTCCAGGCGGTGGTCTTCGCGTACGAGGTGGGGCTGGTCCGGCCCGAGCCGCCGGCCCGGTAA
- a CDS encoding L-lactate permease: MFDQFTVVTDPVGDSVALSAIFAVLPLLTLFVLLGVLKVKAWLAGLISLAVALVVAIAVYAMPVGQALLSATEGAAFGFFPILWIVINAIWVYNLTVESGHFDVLRRSFERVSPDMRIQAIIIAFCFGALLEALAGFGTPVAITVVMLMALGFRPIHAASVALLANTAPVAFGALATPIVTLASVTSGANDDSGLTVDTLGAMVGRQTPILAVVVPLMLVALVDGRRGIRQTWPAALVAGVSFGLAQFVAANYISVPLTDIVAALVSAAAVVLLVRVWRPVTPADLGREPAAVPAARGPVEAELAGPGTVRAAAASRSGTTTAAPALDGPGGETPPGDPRIDETAPVGRHRTGGDDLEPRPADQARAATADGRRLADTPAEVARAYAPYLIIIAIFSVANLGPVKAALAKEPWTVKFGWPGLDILGGNGKPLSSATFTLNWLPAAGTLMILAGILTALVLRVSAGRALRAYGRTYVELRYAIVTVMAVLALAYVMNQSGQTNTLGAFLAAAGGAFVFLSAILGWIGVAVTGSDTSANALFGALQVQTAARAGLDPVLLAAANSSGGVLGKMISPQNLAIAAGAVGMAGREGEIFRKVFGWSLLLLLFMCVLVALQGSSILGWMVP; this comes from the coding sequence ATGTTCGACCAGTTCACAGTCGTCACCGATCCCGTCGGTGACTCCGTCGCGCTCTCGGCCATCTTCGCGGTCCTGCCCCTGCTCACCCTCTTCGTCCTGCTCGGCGTGCTGAAGGTCAAGGCCTGGCTGGCCGGCCTGATCTCCCTCGCCGTCGCCCTCGTCGTGGCGATCGCCGTCTACGCCATGCCGGTCGGGCAGGCCCTGCTGTCGGCAACCGAGGGCGCGGCCTTCGGCTTCTTCCCGATCCTGTGGATCGTCATCAACGCCATCTGGGTCTACAACCTCACCGTCGAGAGCGGACACTTCGACGTGCTGCGCCGCTCCTTCGAACGGGTCAGCCCGGACATGCGGATCCAGGCGATCATCATCGCGTTCTGCTTCGGCGCGCTGCTGGAGGCCCTCGCCGGGTTCGGCACCCCGGTCGCCATCACCGTGGTGATGCTGATGGCGCTCGGCTTCCGCCCGATCCACGCCGCCTCGGTGGCGCTGCTGGCCAACACCGCGCCGGTGGCCTTCGGCGCGCTCGCCACCCCGATCGTCACCCTGGCCAGCGTCACCAGCGGCGCCAACGACGACTCCGGGCTCACCGTGGACACCCTCGGCGCGATGGTCGGCCGGCAGACCCCGATCCTCGCGGTGGTCGTACCGCTGATGCTGGTGGCCCTGGTCGACGGACGGCGCGGCATCCGGCAGACCTGGCCGGCCGCGCTGGTCGCCGGTGTGAGCTTCGGGCTGGCGCAGTTCGTCGCCGCGAACTACATCTCCGTGCCGCTGACCGACATCGTCGCCGCGCTGGTGTCGGCCGCCGCCGTGGTGCTGCTGGTCCGCGTCTGGCGCCCGGTCACCCCGGCAGACCTGGGCCGCGAGCCGGCGGCCGTGCCCGCTGCCAGGGGGCCCGTCGAGGCCGAGCTGGCCGGTCCCGGCACGGTCCGCGCCGCCGCGGCCAGCCGCTCCGGTACGACCACCGCCGCGCCCGCCCTGGACGGACCGGGTGGGGAGACCCCGCCGGGTGATCCCCGCATCGACGAGACGGCTCCCGTCGGTCGGCACCGCACCGGCGGCGACGACCTGGAGCCGCGGCCCGCCGACCAGGCTCGCGCCGCCACGGCGGACGGGCGCCGGCTCGCCGACACACCGGCCGAGGTGGCCCGCGCTTACGCCCCGTATCTGATCATCATCGCGATCTTCTCCGTCGCCAACCTCGGGCCGGTGAAGGCGGCCCTGGCGAAGGAGCCGTGGACGGTGAAGTTCGGCTGGCCCGGGCTGGACATCCTGGGCGGCAACGGCAAGCCGCTGTCGTCGGCCACGTTCACCCTCAACTGGCTGCCCGCCGCCGGCACGCTGATGATCCTCGCCGGCATCCTCACCGCGCTGGTGCTGCGGGTCTCCGCCGGCCGGGCGCTGCGGGCGTACGGCCGCACCTACGTGGAACTGCGGTATGCGATCGTCACCGTGATGGCGGTGCTCGCCCTGGCGTACGTGATGAACCAGTCGGGGCAGACCAACACCCTCGGCGCGTTCCTCGCCGCGGCCGGCGGGGCGTTCGTCTTCCTCTCGGCGATCCTCGGCTGGATCGGGGTCGCGGTGACCGGCTCGGACACCTCGGCCAACGCCCTGTTCGGCGCGTTGCAGGTGCAGACCGCGGCCCGCGCCGGGCTGGACCCGGTGCTGCTGGCGGCGGCCAACTCCTCCGGCGGAGTGCTCGGCAAGATGATCAGCCCGCAGAACCTGGCGATCGCCGCCGGCGCGGTCGGGATGGCCGGCCGGGAGGGGGAGATCTTCCGCAAGGTGTTCGGCTGGAGCCTGCTCCTGCTGCTGTTCATGTGCGTGCTGGTCGCGTTGCAGGGCTCGTCGATCCTGGGCTGGATGGTGCCCTGA
- a CDS encoding sensor histidine kinase, with protein MRRWSKSTFLLLIDGGIAAVVLAVTVTFVAAPGQGPATQTGTAAAIGLAAVQASCLLWIRREPAYALAVAALAGVGLEVLCPQLGWLGLVAVPLTYVARLRPPRFSLVALGLLLAPTPWKLVTGGWRDLLLAVIGLGLGWAVGELQRGHAERRCAQRRQMIARERERISRELHDVVAHHVAVIAVQAAAAEDVFDQRPDQARAALGSIQVAARSALTELRAMLHALATAAGPEPAGPQPGLAQLDALAEAVRAVGLQVTMSRHGVADALPGGVELSAYRIVQESLTNALKHGHATRAEVSLRYDDGVLRLEVVNDGVAAARRPGAGEGHGILGMRERARLLGGTLDAGPLPSGGFRVHARLPVQVSR; from the coding sequence ATGCGCCGCTGGTCGAAGTCAACCTTTCTCTTGCTGATCGACGGCGGGATCGCCGCCGTGGTCCTCGCCGTCACGGTGACGTTCGTGGCCGCCCCGGGCCAGGGCCCGGCCACCCAGACCGGGACCGCCGCCGCCATCGGGCTGGCTGCCGTCCAGGCCAGCTGCCTGCTCTGGATCCGGCGGGAACCGGCGTACGCCCTGGCGGTGGCCGCGCTGGCCGGTGTCGGGCTGGAGGTGCTCTGCCCCCAACTGGGCTGGCTCGGGCTGGTCGCGGTCCCGCTGACGTACGTCGCCCGACTCCGCCCACCACGGTTCTCCCTGGTCGCGCTGGGGCTGCTGCTCGCGCCCACGCCCTGGAAGCTGGTCACCGGCGGCTGGCGGGACCTGCTGCTCGCGGTGATCGGGCTCGGCCTCGGCTGGGCCGTCGGTGAGCTGCAACGCGGCCACGCCGAGCGGCGGTGCGCCCAGCGGCGGCAGATGATCGCCCGGGAACGGGAGCGGATCTCCCGCGAGCTGCATGACGTGGTGGCCCACCACGTCGCCGTGATCGCGGTGCAGGCCGCCGCCGCCGAGGACGTCTTCGACCAGCGCCCCGACCAGGCCCGGGCGGCGCTCGGGTCGATCCAGGTGGCCGCCCGGTCGGCCCTGACGGAGCTGCGCGCGATGCTGCACGCGCTGGCCACCGCCGCCGGGCCCGAGCCGGCCGGGCCGCAGCCGGGACTGGCGCAGCTCGACGCCCTGGCCGAGGCGGTGCGGGCGGTCGGTTTGCAGGTGACCATGAGCCGGCACGGCGTCGCCGACGCGCTGCCCGGTGGGGTGGAGCTGTCGGCGTACCGGATCGTGCAGGAGTCGCTGACCAACGCCCTGAAGCACGGCCACGCCACCCGGGCCGAGGTCAGCCTCCGGTACGACGACGGCGTGCTGCGCCTGGAGGTCGTCAACGACGGCGTCGCGGCGGCCCGGCGGCCGGGCGCCGGCGAGGGCCACGGCATCCTGGGCATGCGGGAGCGGGCCCGGCTGCTGGGCGGCACGCTCGACGCGGGCCCGTTACCCAGCGGCGGCTTCCGGGTGCACGCCCGGCTCCCGGTGCAGGTGTCCCGGTGA
- a CDS encoding helix-turn-helix transcriptional regulator, which yields MDPLYPHDDGDQIRGGLLTLLRGTGLPVAFGGMVQPGGPPRMTITELAGTTTAALRGLAINAGAGLGGKALALGLPLRVDDYPVARSISHEYDGPVAAEGLRSVVAVPVVVHREVRAVLYGAVRQRLALGDRLVAAAVDAGRELERRLTDRDAARAALTTLRTAAPGPVGSRRSPDTVPAPGAAGPEWEEVRQAHAELRGLLRRIDDPELRDRLDAVADRLAGAVTRPEGGPPGPANPLSPRETDVLACVALGCTNADVADQLGLRPETVKSYLRSAMRKLGAHTRLEVVVAARRAGLLP from the coding sequence TTGGACCCGCTGTATCCGCACGACGACGGCGACCAGATCCGCGGCGGCCTGCTGACCCTGCTGCGCGGCACCGGGCTGCCGGTCGCCTTCGGCGGCATGGTCCAGCCGGGCGGGCCGCCCCGGATGACGATCACCGAGCTGGCCGGCACCACCACCGCCGCGCTGCGGGGCCTGGCCATCAACGCCGGCGCCGGCCTCGGCGGCAAGGCCCTCGCGCTCGGCCTGCCGCTGCGGGTCGACGACTACCCGGTGGCCCGCTCGATCAGCCACGAGTACGACGGCCCGGTCGCCGCCGAGGGGCTGCGCTCGGTCGTCGCCGTGCCGGTGGTGGTGCACCGGGAGGTCCGCGCGGTCCTTTACGGCGCCGTCCGCCAACGGCTGGCCCTCGGCGACCGTCTCGTGGCCGCCGCCGTCGACGCCGGCCGTGAGCTGGAACGACGGCTGACGGACCGGGATGCCGCCCGGGCCGCGCTCACCACCCTGCGGACGGCCGCCCCCGGGCCGGTGGGCAGTCGCCGTTCCCCCGACACGGTCCCGGCTCCGGGTGCCGCCGGGCCGGAGTGGGAGGAGGTCCGGCAGGCCCACGCCGAGCTGCGCGGGCTGCTGCGCCGGATCGACGACCCGGAGCTGCGGGACCGGCTCGACGCGGTGGCCGACCGGCTCGCCGGCGCGGTGACCCGGCCCGAGGGCGGCCCGCCGGGCCCGGCGAATCCGCTCTCCCCCCGCGAGACCGACGTGCTGGCCTGCGTGGCGTTGGGCTGCACGAACGCGGACGTCGCCGACCAGCTCGGGCTGCGTCCGGAGACGGTGAAGAGCTACCTCCGGTCGGCGATGCGCAAGCTCGGCGCGCACACCCGACTGGAGGTCGTGGTCGCCGCCCGCCGCGCCGGCCTCCTCCCCTAG
- a CDS encoding AMP-binding protein, with product MSLPSYASGISDAPLLGDTIGANLARAVEAYPDRQALVDCPTGRRWSYAEFGRAVDELARGLLAAGVAKGDRVGIWAPNCPEWVLVQYATAAIGAIMVNINPAYRRHELEYVLNQSGVSVLVSWPSYRTSDYRSMIDQVRHACPGLRRVVYIGESSWDDLVGGAVAVPTARLTERAAQLSCDDPINIQYTSGTTGFPKGATLSHHNILNNGYFVGELVRYTEQDRICLPVPFYHCFGMVMGNLAATSHGACMIIPAPTFDPAATLRAVAAERATSLYGVPTMFIAELGLPDFASYDLSSLRTGIMAGSPCPVEVMKRVIAEMNMAEVSICYGMTETSPVSTQTRHDDDLDRRTATVGRVMPHVEVKVVDPATGVTVPRGEPGELCTRGYSVMLGYWQEAEKTAEAIDPARWMHTGDLAVMREDGYLTIVGRIKDMIIRGGENVYPREIEEFLYRHPKIADVQVVGVPDERYGEEILACVILRDGHDTLTVEEVAEFCRDRLAHYKIPRYVRVLDAFPMTVSGKVRKVELRRAGLGAAGEA from the coding sequence ATGAGCCTCCCCTCGTACGCCAGCGGAATCTCCGACGCGCCGCTGCTCGGCGACACCATCGGCGCGAACCTGGCCCGCGCCGTCGAGGCGTACCCGGACCGGCAGGCCCTGGTGGACTGCCCGACCGGCCGGCGGTGGTCGTACGCCGAATTCGGCCGGGCGGTGGACGAGCTGGCGCGCGGCCTGCTCGCGGCCGGCGTGGCCAAGGGTGACCGGGTCGGCATCTGGGCGCCGAACTGCCCGGAGTGGGTGCTGGTCCAGTATGCGACGGCGGCGATCGGCGCGATCATGGTGAACATCAACCCGGCCTACCGGCGGCACGAGCTGGAGTACGTGCTGAACCAGTCCGGGGTGAGCGTGCTGGTCTCCTGGCCGAGCTACCGGACCAGCGACTATCGCTCCATGATCGACCAGGTCCGGCATGCCTGCCCGGGGTTGCGGCGGGTCGTCTACATCGGGGAGTCGAGCTGGGACGACCTGGTCGGTGGCGCGGTGGCGGTGCCGACGGCCCGACTGACCGAGCGGGCGGCGCAGCTGTCCTGCGACGACCCGATCAACATCCAGTACACCTCCGGCACCACCGGGTTCCCGAAGGGCGCGACGCTGTCGCACCACAACATCCTCAACAACGGCTACTTCGTGGGCGAGCTGGTCCGCTACACCGAGCAGGACCGGATCTGCCTGCCGGTGCCGTTCTACCACTGCTTCGGCATGGTGATGGGGAACCTGGCGGCGACCAGCCACGGCGCCTGCATGATCATCCCGGCGCCGACCTTCGACCCGGCCGCGACGCTGCGCGCGGTCGCGGCCGAGCGGGCCACCTCGCTGTACGGGGTGCCGACCATGTTCATCGCCGAGCTGGGTCTGCCCGACTTCGCCAGCTACGACCTGTCCAGCCTGCGGACCGGGATCATGGCGGGCTCACCCTGCCCGGTGGAGGTGATGAAGCGGGTCATCGCGGAGATGAACATGGCCGAGGTGTCCATCTGTTACGGCATGACCGAGACGTCGCCGGTCTCCACTCAGACCCGGCACGACGACGACCTGGACCGGCGTACCGCGACGGTGGGGCGGGTGATGCCGCACGTGGAGGTGAAGGTGGTCGACCCGGCGACCGGGGTGACCGTGCCCCGGGGCGAGCCGGGGGAGCTGTGCACCCGGGGGTACTCGGTAATGCTCGGCTACTGGCAGGAGGCGGAGAAGACCGCTGAGGCGATCGACCCGGCCCGCTGGATGCACACCGGCGACCTGGCGGTGATGCGCGAGGACGGCTACCTGACCATCGTCGGCCGGATCAAGGACATGATCATCCGGGGCGGGGAGAACGTCTACCCGCGTGAGATCGAGGAGTTCCTCTACCGGCACCCGAAGATCGCCGACGTGCAGGTGGTCGGCGTCCCCGACGAGCGCTACGGCGAGGAGATCCTGGCCTGCGTGATCCTGCGCGACGGGCACGACACCCTGACCGTCGAGGAGGTCGCGGAGTTCTGCCGGGACCGGCTGGCCCACTACAAGATCCCCCGGTACGTGCGGGTGCTGGACGCCTTCCCGATGACGGTCAGCGGGAAGGTCCGCAAGGTGGAGCTGCGCCGCGCCGGCCTGGGGGCGGCCGGCGAGGCCTGA
- a CDS encoding ArsR/SmtB family transcription factor: MQPHGCLFEGGGGMDEVFRALADPSRRRLLDSLNRRNGQSLRQLCAGLDMARQSVSKHLAVLEAAGLVTSTRRGREKLHHLNAAPINAVADRWIGRYDRERARALADLQTALEREPMQNPTFVYTTYIRTTPERLWRALTEPEFTRRYWGGVTLVSDWQPDSPLLWQDAPEAEATDLGQRVLAADPYRRLSYTWHGFQPEHAAHFGWSDEELAARLGERRSKVTFDLEPHGDAVRLTVTHDDFSPDSEMHRAISGQLDGSGGWPALLASLKTLLETGEPLLEPSPAAPAG; encoded by the coding sequence GTGCAGCCGCACGGCTGCCTGTTCGAGGGCGGTGGCGGGATGGACGAGGTGTTCCGGGCGCTGGCCGATCCCAGCCGCCGCCGGCTGCTCGACAGCCTGAACCGCCGCAACGGGCAGAGCCTGCGCCAGCTGTGCGCCGGGCTCGACATGGCCCGGCAGTCGGTGAGCAAGCACCTGGCGGTGCTGGAGGCCGCCGGCCTGGTGACCAGCACGCGGCGGGGCCGCGAGAAGCTGCACCACCTCAACGCGGCCCCGATCAACGCCGTCGCCGACCGCTGGATCGGTCGGTACGACCGGGAGCGGGCGCGCGCCCTCGCCGACCTGCAGACAGCATTGGAGCGGGAGCCCATGCAGAACCCCACGTTCGTCTACACGACCTACATCAGGACCACCCCCGAACGGCTCTGGCGGGCGCTGACCGAGCCGGAGTTCACCCGCCGCTACTGGGGCGGCGTCACGCTGGTCTCCGACTGGCAACCCGACTCGCCCCTGCTGTGGCAGGACGCGCCCGAGGCGGAGGCGACGGACCTCGGCCAGCGAGTGCTGGCGGCCGATCCGTATCGCCGGCTCTCATACACCTGGCACGGCTTCCAGCCGGAGCACGCCGCGCACTTCGGCTGGTCCGACGAGGAACTGGCCGCCCGACTCGGCGAACGCCGGTCCAAGGTCACCTTCGACCTCGAGCCGCACGGCGACGCGGTCCGGCTGACCGTGACCCACGACGACTTCTCCCCCGACAGCGAGATGCACCGGGCGATCAGCGGACAGCTCGACGGCAGCGGCGGCTGGCCGGCGCTGCTGGCCAGCCTCAAGACCCTGCTGGAGACGGGCGAGCCGCTGCTGGAGCCCTCCCCCGCCGCCCCGGCCGGCTGA
- a CDS encoding AMP-binding protein, with product MATAGTDAFREARDFLLAHREDHDTAYEKFRWPRLDEFNWALDWFDLLAAGNDTPALWIVEADGGEGRWSYAELSRRSNRVANWLRGRGVRAGDRLILMLGNQLELWETILAATKLRAVIIPATPLLGPADLADRLERGAARHVVVGAEHTGKFAEVPGDYTRIAVGAPVDGWHPYADSYHESDAFTPDGVTRADDPLLLYFTSGTTARPKLVEHTHASYPVGHLSTMYWIGLRPGDVHLNISSPGWAKHAWSNVFAPWNAGATVFVYNYSRFDPAGLMAAMDRCGVTSFCAPPTVWRMLIQADLTQLRTPPRTVVGAGEPLNPEVIEQVEAGWGVTVRDGYGQTETTAQIGNPPGAPVKPGSMGRPLPGYVVTLVDPVTGESGDDGEVCLDLAHRPTALMVGYHGDDELTGTAMRGGYYHTGDIAARDAEGYLTYVGRTDDVFKASDYRISPFELESVLLEHEAVAEAAVVPSPDPVRLAVPKAYVVLAPGWAADPETAAAIFAHSTARLAPYLRVRRLEFAELPKTISGKIRRTELRSAERDKHADAQSRPAGEYREEDFR from the coding sequence ATGGCCACCGCCGGCACCGACGCCTTCCGCGAGGCGCGCGACTTCCTGCTCGCGCACCGCGAGGACCACGACACCGCGTACGAGAAGTTCCGCTGGCCCCGGCTGGACGAGTTCAACTGGGCACTGGACTGGTTCGACCTGCTCGCCGCGGGCAACGACACCCCCGCGCTCTGGATCGTCGAGGCCGACGGGGGCGAGGGGCGGTGGTCGTACGCGGAGCTGTCGCGCCGCTCCAACCGGGTGGCCAACTGGCTGCGCGGCCGGGGGGTGCGCGCCGGGGACCGGCTGATCCTGATGCTCGGCAACCAGCTGGAACTCTGGGAGACGATCCTCGCGGCGACCAAGCTGCGCGCGGTGATCATCCCGGCGACGCCGCTGCTCGGCCCCGCCGACCTGGCCGACCGGCTGGAGCGGGGCGCCGCCCGGCACGTGGTGGTCGGCGCGGAGCACACCGGCAAGTTCGCCGAGGTTCCCGGCGACTACACCCGGATCGCGGTCGGCGCCCCTGTCGACGGCTGGCACCCCTACGCCGACTCGTACCACGAGTCCGACGCGTTCACGCCCGACGGGGTGACCCGGGCGGACGACCCGCTGCTGCTCTACTTCACCTCGGGCACCACCGCCCGGCCGAAGCTGGTCGAGCACACCCACGCGTCGTACCCGGTGGGGCACCTGTCCACCATGTACTGGATCGGGCTGCGCCCCGGCGACGTGCACCTGAACATCTCCTCGCCGGGCTGGGCGAAGCACGCCTGGAGCAACGTCTTCGCGCCGTGGAACGCCGGCGCGACGGTCTTCGTCTACAACTACTCCCGCTTCGATCCGGCCGGGCTGATGGCGGCGATGGACCGGTGCGGGGTGACCAGCTTCTGCGCCCCGCCGACGGTGTGGCGGATGCTGATCCAGGCCGACCTGACCCAGCTGCGCACCCCGCCCCGGACCGTGGTGGGCGCGGGGGAGCCGTTGAACCCGGAGGTGATCGAGCAGGTCGAGGCGGGCTGGGGGGTGACCGTCCGGGACGGGTACGGGCAGACCGAGACCACCGCGCAGATCGGCAACCCGCCCGGGGCGCCGGTGAAGCCCGGTTCGATGGGGCGTCCGCTGCCCGGGTACGTGGTGACTCTGGTCGACCCGGTGACCGGCGAGTCCGGCGACGACGGCGAGGTCTGCCTGGACCTGGCGCACCGGCCGACCGCGCTGATGGTCGGCTACCACGGCGACGACGAGCTGACCGGCACGGCGATGCGCGGCGGCTACTACCACACCGGGGACATCGCCGCCCGGGACGCGGAGGGATATCTCACCTACGTGGGTCGCACCGACGACGTGTTCAAGGCGTCGGACTACCGGATCTCGCCGTTCGAGCTGGAGAGCGTGCTGCTGGAGCACGAGGCGGTGGCCGAGGCGGCCGTGGTGCCGTCGCCCGACCCGGTGCGGCTGGCCGTGCCGAAGGCGTACGTGGTCCTCGCGCCCGGGTGGGCGGCGGACCCGGAGACGGCGGCGGCGATCTTCGCGCACTCGACGGCGCGGCTGGCGCCGTACCTGCGGGTGCGGCGGCTGGAGTTCGCCGAGCTGCCGAAGACCATCTCCGGCAAGATCCGGCGGACCGAGCTGCGCTCGGCCGAGCGGGACAAGCACGCCGACGCGCAGTCGCGCCCGGCCGGCGAGTACCGCGAGGAGGACTTCCGATGA